The following are encoded together in the Vidua macroura isolate BioBank_ID:100142 chromosome 6, ASM2450914v1, whole genome shotgun sequence genome:
- the PITPNM1 gene encoding membrane-associated phosphatidylinositol transfer protein 1 isoform X2 — protein MLIKEYHILLPMSLEEYQVAQLYMIQKKSREESSGEGSGVEILANRPYSDGPGGSGQYTHKIYHVGSHIPSWFRALLPKAALQVEEESWNAYPYTRTRYTCPFVEKFSIEIETYYRPDAGQQTNIFNLSAAEKRQRILDTIDIVRDPISPGEYKPEEDPKLYHSSKTGRGPLGDDWLEAAATSGPLMCAYKLCKVEFRYWGMQSKIEQFIHDVGLRKVMLRAHRQAWCWQDEWTDLTMEDIRQLEEETARMLAQKMAKCAEGEEPPAAGVSPGGQPEPDGPGGQEEAELQAGTDSPSDDTFAKQWSTSSRSSYSSQHGGGVSPQSLSEWRMQNIARDSENSSEEEFFDAHEDLSDSDEVFAKEMTKWSSNDFLDTLERPAELDEALGDGASTAKGDGEGLGTSSFPEGGTAESTEQMCRIHALFLILHSGNILDQGAGEPGSKQADVQTLAATFDAVTRVHFPEALGHVALRLVPCPPICAAAYALVSKLSPYSHDRDSLSSSQDHIPLAALPLLATSSGIYQQAVGTVITRANQAYAAFLHSGEGTGFCGQVVLLGDCVGGILGFDALCQSRAGSGGSRSSSRRGSLSTEPISPEQCGGLDPLSDGTEGAPVLGQASPEPPGTQGDSQQHSSMCSLQSSEAPLEAEAPRSTAVALDGAEGASTRLEFKVSGFFLFGSPLGLVLALRKTVMPTLDAEALQTHSALFLPKVDVAAPPTPTGSFGGFWKGNEPTEPPTPASTSEVVKTLPVVLERWWGSKRIDYSLYCPDALTAFPTITLPHLFHASYWESSDVVAFILRQVMEKEGPQPAESEESSIYSPAIPREKWQRKRTQVKIRNVTANHRACDVIVCEGKAQVLSGRFMYGPLDVVTLTGEKVDIYIMTQPLSGKWLYYGTEVTSGSGRVTFTIPPDKALAIGIYPVRMVVRGDHSYADAYLTVVARGTESVVFSIDGSFTASVSIMGSDPKVRAGAVDVVRHWQDSGYMIIYVTGRPDMQKHRVVAWLSQHNFPHGAVSFCDGLTHDPLRQKAAFLQSLRSEAEISIVAGYGSTKDVSVYSSLGLAPAHIYIVGRAVKKFHNQCQFLSEGYVAHLAQLEAAALAHSPKGPPRPVLGKGTYGCPTPVDFLRKQSQLLRSRGSSQAERDGGPPSAPPGFSRTKPRSISLKLEGEE, from the exons atgcTGATCAAGGAGTACCACATCCTGCTGCCCATGAGCCTGGAGGAGTACCAGGTGGCCCAGCTGTACATGATCCAG AAGAAGAGCCGGGAGGAGTCGAGTGGCGAGGGCAGTGGCGTGGAGATCCTGGCCAACCGACCCTACAGCGATGGCCCCGGGGGCAGCGGCCAGTACACCCACAAGATCTACCACGTTGGCTCCCACATCCCCAGCTGGTTCCGGGCGCTGCTCCCCAAAGCCGCGCTCCAGGTGGAGGAGGAGTCCTGGAATGCTTATCCCTACACACGCAccag GTACACGTGTCCTTTCGTGGAGAAGTTTTCCATTGAGATCGAAACGTACTACCGCCCGGATGCGGGGCAGCAGACCAACATCTTCAACCTGAGTGCAGCGGAGAAGAGGCAGAGGATTTTGG ACACCATTGACATTGTGCGTGATCCCATCTCCCCTGGGGAATACAAGCCCGAGGAGGATCCCAAACTCTACCACTCATCCAAGACAGGCCGGGGGCCGCTGGGGGATGactggctggaggcagcagcaaccAGCGGGCCCCTCATGTGCGCCTACAAGCTCTGCAAGGTGGAGTTCCGATACTGGGGGATGCAGTCCAAGATCGAGCAGTTTATCCATGACGTGG GTTTGAGGAAGGTGATGCTGCGCGCCCACCGCCAAGCCTGGTGCTGGCAGGATGAGTGGACGGACCTGACGATGGAGGATAtccggcagctggaggaggagacgGCGCGAATGCTGGCACAGAAGATGGCCAAGTGTGCCGAGGGCGAGGAGCCACCTGCGGCTGGGGTCAGCCCCGGGGGGCAGCCGGAGCCAGATGGTCCTGGCGGTCAGGaggaggctgagctgcaggcGGGGACCGATAGCCCCTCGGATGATACCTTTGCCAAGCAATGGTCCACCTCTTCCCGGTCTTCCTACTCTTCCCAGCATGGAG GGGGCGTGTCTCCTCAGAGTCTGTCAGAGTGGCGGATGCAGAACATTGCCCGGGACTCGGAGAACAGCTCAGAAGAGGAATTTTTCGATGCTCACG aggATCTGTCTGACAGCGATGAGGTCTTTGCCAAGGAGATGACCAAGTGGAGCTCCAATGACTTCTTGGACACGCTTGAGCGGCCAGCAGAGCTGGACGAGGCACTGG GGGACGGAGCCAGCACCGCCAAGGGGGATGGTGAAGGATTGGGAACATCCAGCTTCCCTGAG GgtggcacagcagagagcaCGGAGCAGATGTGCCGGATCCACGcgctcttcctcatcctccacAGTGGGAACATCCTGGATCAGGGAGCGGGCGAGCCAGGCTCCAAGCAGGCGGATGTGCAGACACTGGCGGCCACCTTTGATGCTGTCACCCGAGTCCACTTTCCCGAGGCACTGGGACATGTAGCCCTGCGCCTGGTGCCCTGCCCACCCATCTGTGCTGCAGCCTACGCCCTTGTCTCCAA GCTCAGCCCCTACAGCCATGACAGGGACAGCCTGTCCAGCAGCCAGGACCACATCCCGCTGGCAGCGCTCCCACTGCTGGCCACCTCCTCTGGCATCTACCAGCAGGCCGTGGGCACTGTCATCACCCGTGCCAACCAGGCCTACGCAGCCTTCCTGCACTCTGGAGAGGGCACTGGCTTCTGCGGCCAG gtggtgctgctgggggactGTGTGGGTGGCATCCTGGGATTCGatgccctgtgccagagccgggcaggctcagggggcagccggagcagcagccgccgtgGCAGCCTG agcacagagcccaTCTCCCCAGAGCAGTGTGGCGGCCTGGACCCACTGTCTGATGGGACAGAGGGAGCACCAGTATTGGGCCaggccagccctgagcccccagggacacagggggacagccagcagcacagctccatgTGCAG cctgcagagcagtgaGGCCCCACTGGAGGCGGAGGCACCCCGGAGCACTGCCGTGGCGCTGGATGGGGCAGAGGGTGCCAGCACCCGCCTCGAATTTAAGGTATCCGGCTTCTTCCTCTTCGGTTCCCCACTGGGGCTGGTGCTCGCGCTGCGCAAGACCGTCATGCCTACTCTGGATG CGGAGGCCCTGCAGACACACTCTGCCCTCTTCCTGCCCAAAGTGGATGTGGCTGCTCCCCCTACCCCCACTGGCAGCTTTGGGGGCTTCTGGAAGGGCAACGAGCCGACAGAGCCCCCCACTCCTGCCAGCACCAGTGAGGTTGTCAAGA CTCTCCCTGTAGTCCTGGAGCGCTGGTGGGGCTCGAAGCGCATTGACTACTCTCTGTACTGCCCCGATGCCCTGACTGCTTTCCCCACCATCACCCTGCCCCACCTCTTCCATGCCAGCTACTGGGAATCCTCTGATGTAGTGGCCTTCATTCTGCGCCAG GTGATGGAGAAAGAGGGGCCACAGCCTGCGGAGAGCGAGGAGAGCTCCATCTACAGCCCTGCCATCCCTCGGGAGAAGTGGCAGCGCAAGCGCACCCAAGTGAAGATCCGG AACGTGACGGCCAACCACCGTGCCTGCGATGTCATTGTGTGTGAGGGCAAAGCACAGGTCCTCAGCGGGCGCTTCATGTACGGACCCCTGGATGTGGTGACACTGACTGGGGAGAAG GTGGACATCTACATCATGACACAGCCACTGTCAGGGAAGTGGCTGTACTACGGCACCGAAGTGACGAGTGGCAGCGGGCGCGTGACCTTCACCATCCCTCCAGACAAGGCTCTGGCCATCGGGATCTACCCTGTGCGCATGGTGGTCAG AGGGGACCACAGCTATGCCGATGCGTACCTGACCGTGGTGGCCCGTGGTACCGAGTCCGTTGTGTTCAGCATCGACGGCTCCTTCACTGCCAGCGTCTCCATCATGGGCAGTGACCCCAAAGTGCGGGCGGGGGCTGTGGACGTTGTAAG GCACTGGCAGGACTCGGGGTACATGATCATCTACGTGACGGGGCGCCCCGACATGCAGAAGCACCGTGTGGTGGCCTGGCTGTCCCAGCACAACTTCCCCCACGGCGCCGTCTCCTTCTGCGATGGGCTCACCCACGACCCGCTGCGCCAGAAAGCCGCCTTCCTGCAGAGCCTGCGCAGCGAG gcagagatCTCCATAGTCGCTGGCTACGGCTCCACCAAGGATGTCTCCGTCTACAGCTCACTGGGACTCGCGCCAGCACACATCTACATTGTGGGACGGGCCGTCAAGAAGTTCCACAACCAATGCCAG TTCCTCTCTGAGGGTTATGTTGCCCACCTGGCCCAGTTGGAAGCCGCAGCCCTGGCTCACTCCCCCAAGGGCCCCCCACGACCTGTGCTGGGCAAAGGCACCTATGGCTGCCCGACGCCTGTTGACTTCCTGCGGAagcagagccagctcctgcgcTCCCGGGGCTCCAGCCAGGCAGAGCGGGATGGGGGGCCCCCCTCAGCACCCCCTGGCTTTTCCCGGACCAAGCCCCGTAGCATCAGCCTCAAGCTGGAGGGTGAGGAGTGA
- the PITPNM1 gene encoding membrane-associated phosphatidylinositol transfer protein 1 isoform X3 gives MLIKEYHILLPMSLEEYQVAQLYMIQKKSREESSGEGSGVEILANRPYSDGPGGSGQYTHKIYHVGSHIPSWFRALLPKAALQVEEESWNAYPYTRTRYTCPFVEKFSIEIETYYRPDAGQQTNIFNLSAAEKRQRILDTIDIVRDPISPGEYKPEEDPKLYHSSKTGRGPLGDDWLEAAATSGPLMCAYKLCKVEFRYWGMQSKIEQFIHDVGLRKVMLRAHRQAWCWQDEWTDLTMEDIRQLEEETARMLAQKMAKCAEGEEPPAAGVSPGGQPEPDGPGGQEEAELQAGTDSPSDDTFAKQWSTSSRSSYSSQHGGGVSPQSLSEWRMQNIARDSENSSEEEFFDAHEDLSDSDEVFAKEMTKWSSNDFLDTLERPAELDEALGDGASTAKGDGEGLGTSSFPEGGTAESTEQMCRIHALFLILHSGNILDQGAGEPGSKQADVQTLAATFDAVTRVHFPEALGHVALRLVPCPPICAAAYALVSKLSPYSHDRDSLSSSQDHIPLAALPLLATSSGIYQQAVGTVITRANQAYAAFLHSGEGTGFCGQVVLLGDCVGGILGFDALCQSRAGSGGSRSSSRRGSLSTEPISPEQCGGLDPLSDGTEGAPVLGQASPEPPGTQGDSQQHSSMCSLQSSEAPLEAEAPRSTAVALDGAEGASTRLEFKVSGFFLFGSPLGLVLALRKTVMPTLDVAQLRPACEQIYNLFHAADPCASRLEPLLAKAFHAVPPLSVPRYQKYPLGDGTSSLLAEALQTHSALFLPKVDVAAPPTPTGSFGGFWKGNEPTEPPTPASTSEVVKILERWWGSKRIDYSLYCPDALTAFPTITLPHLFHASYWESSDVVAFILRQVMEKEGPQPAESEESSIYSPAIPREKWQRKRTQVKIRNVTANHRACDVIVCEGKAQVLSGRFMYGPLDVVTLTGEKVDIYIMTQPLSGKWLYYGTEVTSGSGRVTFTIPPDKALAIGIYPVRMVVRGDHSYADAYLTVVARGTESVVFSIDGSFTASVSIMGSDPKVRAGAVDVVRHWQDSGYMIIYVTGRPDMQKHRVVAWLSQHNFPHGAVSFCDGLTHDPLRQKAAFLQSLRSEAEISIVAGYGSTKDVSVYSSLGLAPAHIYIVGRAVKKFHNQCQFLSEGYVAHLAQLEAAALAHSPKGPPRPVLGKGTYGCPTPVDFLRKQSQLLRSRGSSQAERDGGPPSAPPGFSRTKPRSISLKLEGEE, from the exons atgcTGATCAAGGAGTACCACATCCTGCTGCCCATGAGCCTGGAGGAGTACCAGGTGGCCCAGCTGTACATGATCCAG AAGAAGAGCCGGGAGGAGTCGAGTGGCGAGGGCAGTGGCGTGGAGATCCTGGCCAACCGACCCTACAGCGATGGCCCCGGGGGCAGCGGCCAGTACACCCACAAGATCTACCACGTTGGCTCCCACATCCCCAGCTGGTTCCGGGCGCTGCTCCCCAAAGCCGCGCTCCAGGTGGAGGAGGAGTCCTGGAATGCTTATCCCTACACACGCAccag GTACACGTGTCCTTTCGTGGAGAAGTTTTCCATTGAGATCGAAACGTACTACCGCCCGGATGCGGGGCAGCAGACCAACATCTTCAACCTGAGTGCAGCGGAGAAGAGGCAGAGGATTTTGG ACACCATTGACATTGTGCGTGATCCCATCTCCCCTGGGGAATACAAGCCCGAGGAGGATCCCAAACTCTACCACTCATCCAAGACAGGCCGGGGGCCGCTGGGGGATGactggctggaggcagcagcaaccAGCGGGCCCCTCATGTGCGCCTACAAGCTCTGCAAGGTGGAGTTCCGATACTGGGGGATGCAGTCCAAGATCGAGCAGTTTATCCATGACGTGG GTTTGAGGAAGGTGATGCTGCGCGCCCACCGCCAAGCCTGGTGCTGGCAGGATGAGTGGACGGACCTGACGATGGAGGATAtccggcagctggaggaggagacgGCGCGAATGCTGGCACAGAAGATGGCCAAGTGTGCCGAGGGCGAGGAGCCACCTGCGGCTGGGGTCAGCCCCGGGGGGCAGCCGGAGCCAGATGGTCCTGGCGGTCAGGaggaggctgagctgcaggcGGGGACCGATAGCCCCTCGGATGATACCTTTGCCAAGCAATGGTCCACCTCTTCCCGGTCTTCCTACTCTTCCCAGCATGGAG GGGGCGTGTCTCCTCAGAGTCTGTCAGAGTGGCGGATGCAGAACATTGCCCGGGACTCGGAGAACAGCTCAGAAGAGGAATTTTTCGATGCTCACG aggATCTGTCTGACAGCGATGAGGTCTTTGCCAAGGAGATGACCAAGTGGAGCTCCAATGACTTCTTGGACACGCTTGAGCGGCCAGCAGAGCTGGACGAGGCACTGG GGGACGGAGCCAGCACCGCCAAGGGGGATGGTGAAGGATTGGGAACATCCAGCTTCCCTGAG GgtggcacagcagagagcaCGGAGCAGATGTGCCGGATCCACGcgctcttcctcatcctccacAGTGGGAACATCCTGGATCAGGGAGCGGGCGAGCCAGGCTCCAAGCAGGCGGATGTGCAGACACTGGCGGCCACCTTTGATGCTGTCACCCGAGTCCACTTTCCCGAGGCACTGGGACATGTAGCCCTGCGCCTGGTGCCCTGCCCACCCATCTGTGCTGCAGCCTACGCCCTTGTCTCCAA GCTCAGCCCCTACAGCCATGACAGGGACAGCCTGTCCAGCAGCCAGGACCACATCCCGCTGGCAGCGCTCCCACTGCTGGCCACCTCCTCTGGCATCTACCAGCAGGCCGTGGGCACTGTCATCACCCGTGCCAACCAGGCCTACGCAGCCTTCCTGCACTCTGGAGAGGGCACTGGCTTCTGCGGCCAG gtggtgctgctgggggactGTGTGGGTGGCATCCTGGGATTCGatgccctgtgccagagccgggcaggctcagggggcagccggagcagcagccgccgtgGCAGCCTG agcacagagcccaTCTCCCCAGAGCAGTGTGGCGGCCTGGACCCACTGTCTGATGGGACAGAGGGAGCACCAGTATTGGGCCaggccagccctgagcccccagggacacagggggacagccagcagcacagctccatgTGCAG cctgcagagcagtgaGGCCCCACTGGAGGCGGAGGCACCCCGGAGCACTGCCGTGGCGCTGGATGGGGCAGAGGGTGCCAGCACCCGCCTCGAATTTAAGGTATCCGGCTTCTTCCTCTTCGGTTCCCCACTGGGGCTGGTGCTCGCGCTGCGCAAGACCGTCATGCCTACTCTGGATG tggcCCAGCTGCGTCCGGCCTGTGAGCAGATCTACAACCTCTTCCATGCTGCCGATCCCTGCGCCTCCCGCCTGGAGCCCCTCCTGGCCAAGGCCTTCCATGCTGTGCCCCCGCTCAGCGTGCCCCGATACCAGAAGTACCCCTTGGGTGATGGCACCTCGTCCCTGTTGG CGGAGGCCCTGCAGACACACTCTGCCCTCTTCCTGCCCAAAGTGGATGTGGCTGCTCCCCCTACCCCCACTGGCAGCTTTGGGGGCTTCTGGAAGGGCAACGAGCCGACAGAGCCCCCCACTCCTGCCAGCACCAGTGAGGTTGTCAAGA TCCTGGAGCGCTGGTGGGGCTCGAAGCGCATTGACTACTCTCTGTACTGCCCCGATGCCCTGACTGCTTTCCCCACCATCACCCTGCCCCACCTCTTCCATGCCAGCTACTGGGAATCCTCTGATGTAGTGGCCTTCATTCTGCGCCAG GTGATGGAGAAAGAGGGGCCACAGCCTGCGGAGAGCGAGGAGAGCTCCATCTACAGCCCTGCCATCCCTCGGGAGAAGTGGCAGCGCAAGCGCACCCAAGTGAAGATCCGG AACGTGACGGCCAACCACCGTGCCTGCGATGTCATTGTGTGTGAGGGCAAAGCACAGGTCCTCAGCGGGCGCTTCATGTACGGACCCCTGGATGTGGTGACACTGACTGGGGAGAAG GTGGACATCTACATCATGACACAGCCACTGTCAGGGAAGTGGCTGTACTACGGCACCGAAGTGACGAGTGGCAGCGGGCGCGTGACCTTCACCATCCCTCCAGACAAGGCTCTGGCCATCGGGATCTACCCTGTGCGCATGGTGGTCAG AGGGGACCACAGCTATGCCGATGCGTACCTGACCGTGGTGGCCCGTGGTACCGAGTCCGTTGTGTTCAGCATCGACGGCTCCTTCACTGCCAGCGTCTCCATCATGGGCAGTGACCCCAAAGTGCGGGCGGGGGCTGTGGACGTTGTAAG GCACTGGCAGGACTCGGGGTACATGATCATCTACGTGACGGGGCGCCCCGACATGCAGAAGCACCGTGTGGTGGCCTGGCTGTCCCAGCACAACTTCCCCCACGGCGCCGTCTCCTTCTGCGATGGGCTCACCCACGACCCGCTGCGCCAGAAAGCCGCCTTCCTGCAGAGCCTGCGCAGCGAG gcagagatCTCCATAGTCGCTGGCTACGGCTCCACCAAGGATGTCTCCGTCTACAGCTCACTGGGACTCGCGCCAGCACACATCTACATTGTGGGACGGGCCGTCAAGAAGTTCCACAACCAATGCCAG TTCCTCTCTGAGGGTTATGTTGCCCACCTGGCCCAGTTGGAAGCCGCAGCCCTGGCTCACTCCCCCAAGGGCCCCCCACGACCTGTGCTGGGCAAAGGCACCTATGGCTGCCCGACGCCTGTTGACTTCCTGCGGAagcagagccagctcctgcgcTCCCGGGGCTCCAGCCAGGCAGAGCGGGATGGGGGGCCCCCCTCAGCACCCCCTGGCTTTTCCCGGACCAAGCCCCGTAGCATCAGCCTCAAGCTGGAGGGTGAGGAGTGA
- the PITPNM1 gene encoding membrane-associated phosphatidylinositol transfer protein 1 isoform X1: MLIKEYHILLPMSLEEYQVAQLYMIQKKSREESSGEGSGVEILANRPYSDGPGGSGQYTHKIYHVGSHIPSWFRALLPKAALQVEEESWNAYPYTRTRYTCPFVEKFSIEIETYYRPDAGQQTNIFNLSAAEKRQRILDTIDIVRDPISPGEYKPEEDPKLYHSSKTGRGPLGDDWLEAAATSGPLMCAYKLCKVEFRYWGMQSKIEQFIHDVGLRKVMLRAHRQAWCWQDEWTDLTMEDIRQLEEETARMLAQKMAKCAEGEEPPAAGVSPGGQPEPDGPGGQEEAELQAGTDSPSDDTFAKQWSTSSRSSYSSQHGGGVSPQSLSEWRMQNIARDSENSSEEEFFDAHEDLSDSDEVFAKEMTKWSSNDFLDTLERPAELDEALGDGASTAKGDGEGLGTSSFPEGGTAESTEQMCRIHALFLILHSGNILDQGAGEPGSKQADVQTLAATFDAVTRVHFPEALGHVALRLVPCPPICAAAYALVSKLSPYSHDRDSLSSSQDHIPLAALPLLATSSGIYQQAVGTVITRANQAYAAFLHSGEGTGFCGQVVLLGDCVGGILGFDALCQSRAGSGGSRSSSRRGSLSTEPISPEQCGGLDPLSDGTEGAPVLGQASPEPPGTQGDSQQHSSMCSLQSSEAPLEAEAPRSTAVALDGAEGASTRLEFKVSGFFLFGSPLGLVLALRKTVMPTLDVAQLRPACEQIYNLFHAADPCASRLEPLLAKAFHAVPPLSVPRYQKYPLGDGTSSLLAEALQTHSALFLPKVDVAAPPTPTGSFGGFWKGNEPTEPPTPASTSEVVKTLPVVLERWWGSKRIDYSLYCPDALTAFPTITLPHLFHASYWESSDVVAFILRQVMEKEGPQPAESEESSIYSPAIPREKWQRKRTQVKIRNVTANHRACDVIVCEGKAQVLSGRFMYGPLDVVTLTGEKVDIYIMTQPLSGKWLYYGTEVTSGSGRVTFTIPPDKALAIGIYPVRMVVRGDHSYADAYLTVVARGTESVVFSIDGSFTASVSIMGSDPKVRAGAVDVVRHWQDSGYMIIYVTGRPDMQKHRVVAWLSQHNFPHGAVSFCDGLTHDPLRQKAAFLQSLRSEAEISIVAGYGSTKDVSVYSSLGLAPAHIYIVGRAVKKFHNQCQFLSEGYVAHLAQLEAAALAHSPKGPPRPVLGKGTYGCPTPVDFLRKQSQLLRSRGSSQAERDGGPPSAPPGFSRTKPRSISLKLEGEE, translated from the exons atgcTGATCAAGGAGTACCACATCCTGCTGCCCATGAGCCTGGAGGAGTACCAGGTGGCCCAGCTGTACATGATCCAG AAGAAGAGCCGGGAGGAGTCGAGTGGCGAGGGCAGTGGCGTGGAGATCCTGGCCAACCGACCCTACAGCGATGGCCCCGGGGGCAGCGGCCAGTACACCCACAAGATCTACCACGTTGGCTCCCACATCCCCAGCTGGTTCCGGGCGCTGCTCCCCAAAGCCGCGCTCCAGGTGGAGGAGGAGTCCTGGAATGCTTATCCCTACACACGCAccag GTACACGTGTCCTTTCGTGGAGAAGTTTTCCATTGAGATCGAAACGTACTACCGCCCGGATGCGGGGCAGCAGACCAACATCTTCAACCTGAGTGCAGCGGAGAAGAGGCAGAGGATTTTGG ACACCATTGACATTGTGCGTGATCCCATCTCCCCTGGGGAATACAAGCCCGAGGAGGATCCCAAACTCTACCACTCATCCAAGACAGGCCGGGGGCCGCTGGGGGATGactggctggaggcagcagcaaccAGCGGGCCCCTCATGTGCGCCTACAAGCTCTGCAAGGTGGAGTTCCGATACTGGGGGATGCAGTCCAAGATCGAGCAGTTTATCCATGACGTGG GTTTGAGGAAGGTGATGCTGCGCGCCCACCGCCAAGCCTGGTGCTGGCAGGATGAGTGGACGGACCTGACGATGGAGGATAtccggcagctggaggaggagacgGCGCGAATGCTGGCACAGAAGATGGCCAAGTGTGCCGAGGGCGAGGAGCCACCTGCGGCTGGGGTCAGCCCCGGGGGGCAGCCGGAGCCAGATGGTCCTGGCGGTCAGGaggaggctgagctgcaggcGGGGACCGATAGCCCCTCGGATGATACCTTTGCCAAGCAATGGTCCACCTCTTCCCGGTCTTCCTACTCTTCCCAGCATGGAG GGGGCGTGTCTCCTCAGAGTCTGTCAGAGTGGCGGATGCAGAACATTGCCCGGGACTCGGAGAACAGCTCAGAAGAGGAATTTTTCGATGCTCACG aggATCTGTCTGACAGCGATGAGGTCTTTGCCAAGGAGATGACCAAGTGGAGCTCCAATGACTTCTTGGACACGCTTGAGCGGCCAGCAGAGCTGGACGAGGCACTGG GGGACGGAGCCAGCACCGCCAAGGGGGATGGTGAAGGATTGGGAACATCCAGCTTCCCTGAG GgtggcacagcagagagcaCGGAGCAGATGTGCCGGATCCACGcgctcttcctcatcctccacAGTGGGAACATCCTGGATCAGGGAGCGGGCGAGCCAGGCTCCAAGCAGGCGGATGTGCAGACACTGGCGGCCACCTTTGATGCTGTCACCCGAGTCCACTTTCCCGAGGCACTGGGACATGTAGCCCTGCGCCTGGTGCCCTGCCCACCCATCTGTGCTGCAGCCTACGCCCTTGTCTCCAA GCTCAGCCCCTACAGCCATGACAGGGACAGCCTGTCCAGCAGCCAGGACCACATCCCGCTGGCAGCGCTCCCACTGCTGGCCACCTCCTCTGGCATCTACCAGCAGGCCGTGGGCACTGTCATCACCCGTGCCAACCAGGCCTACGCAGCCTTCCTGCACTCTGGAGAGGGCACTGGCTTCTGCGGCCAG gtggtgctgctgggggactGTGTGGGTGGCATCCTGGGATTCGatgccctgtgccagagccgggcaggctcagggggcagccggagcagcagccgccgtgGCAGCCTG agcacagagcccaTCTCCCCAGAGCAGTGTGGCGGCCTGGACCCACTGTCTGATGGGACAGAGGGAGCACCAGTATTGGGCCaggccagccctgagcccccagggacacagggggacagccagcagcacagctccatgTGCAG cctgcagagcagtgaGGCCCCACTGGAGGCGGAGGCACCCCGGAGCACTGCCGTGGCGCTGGATGGGGCAGAGGGTGCCAGCACCCGCCTCGAATTTAAGGTATCCGGCTTCTTCCTCTTCGGTTCCCCACTGGGGCTGGTGCTCGCGCTGCGCAAGACCGTCATGCCTACTCTGGATG tggcCCAGCTGCGTCCGGCCTGTGAGCAGATCTACAACCTCTTCCATGCTGCCGATCCCTGCGCCTCCCGCCTGGAGCCCCTCCTGGCCAAGGCCTTCCATGCTGTGCCCCCGCTCAGCGTGCCCCGATACCAGAAGTACCCCTTGGGTGATGGCACCTCGTCCCTGTTGG CGGAGGCCCTGCAGACACACTCTGCCCTCTTCCTGCCCAAAGTGGATGTGGCTGCTCCCCCTACCCCCACTGGCAGCTTTGGGGGCTTCTGGAAGGGCAACGAGCCGACAGAGCCCCCCACTCCTGCCAGCACCAGTGAGGTTGTCAAGA CTCTCCCTGTAGTCCTGGAGCGCTGGTGGGGCTCGAAGCGCATTGACTACTCTCTGTACTGCCCCGATGCCCTGACTGCTTTCCCCACCATCACCCTGCCCCACCTCTTCCATGCCAGCTACTGGGAATCCTCTGATGTAGTGGCCTTCATTCTGCGCCAG GTGATGGAGAAAGAGGGGCCACAGCCTGCGGAGAGCGAGGAGAGCTCCATCTACAGCCCTGCCATCCCTCGGGAGAAGTGGCAGCGCAAGCGCACCCAAGTGAAGATCCGG AACGTGACGGCCAACCACCGTGCCTGCGATGTCATTGTGTGTGAGGGCAAAGCACAGGTCCTCAGCGGGCGCTTCATGTACGGACCCCTGGATGTGGTGACACTGACTGGGGAGAAG GTGGACATCTACATCATGACACAGCCACTGTCAGGGAAGTGGCTGTACTACGGCACCGAAGTGACGAGTGGCAGCGGGCGCGTGACCTTCACCATCCCTCCAGACAAGGCTCTGGCCATCGGGATCTACCCTGTGCGCATGGTGGTCAG AGGGGACCACAGCTATGCCGATGCGTACCTGACCGTGGTGGCCCGTGGTACCGAGTCCGTTGTGTTCAGCATCGACGGCTCCTTCACTGCCAGCGTCTCCATCATGGGCAGTGACCCCAAAGTGCGGGCGGGGGCTGTGGACGTTGTAAG GCACTGGCAGGACTCGGGGTACATGATCATCTACGTGACGGGGCGCCCCGACATGCAGAAGCACCGTGTGGTGGCCTGGCTGTCCCAGCACAACTTCCCCCACGGCGCCGTCTCCTTCTGCGATGGGCTCACCCACGACCCGCTGCGCCAGAAAGCCGCCTTCCTGCAGAGCCTGCGCAGCGAG gcagagatCTCCATAGTCGCTGGCTACGGCTCCACCAAGGATGTCTCCGTCTACAGCTCACTGGGACTCGCGCCAGCACACATCTACATTGTGGGACGGGCCGTCAAGAAGTTCCACAACCAATGCCAG TTCCTCTCTGAGGGTTATGTTGCCCACCTGGCCCAGTTGGAAGCCGCAGCCCTGGCTCACTCCCCCAAGGGCCCCCCACGACCTGTGCTGGGCAAAGGCACCTATGGCTGCCCGACGCCTGTTGACTTCCTGCGGAagcagagccagctcctgcgcTCCCGGGGCTCCAGCCAGGCAGAGCGGGATGGGGGGCCCCCCTCAGCACCCCCTGGCTTTTCCCGGACCAAGCCCCGTAGCATCAGCCTCAAGCTGGAGGGTGAGGAGTGA